Proteins encoded within one genomic window of Prauserella marina:
- a CDS encoding endonuclease/exonuclease/phosphatase family protein has translation MISLLRGAAVVASVAGLVVTAVPAVSAEPSNGPVIAEVYGGGGNSGAVLTTDFVELATAGSTTADLTGLSVQYLPGAPSAASRWQVTPLEGSVEPGGRYLVAEAKGAGGTVALPTPDASGSIAMAAASGTVALVTGAEPLSCRTSVDCAGESRIVDLVGYGSAAVNETRPAPSASNTTSVARDELTDTDDNAADFAAGEPSPTNTLGEQPGGEQPEPVDSRIHEVQGTTRISPLEGETVRVPGVVTATRTFGSSRGFWLQDTEPDDDPRTSEAIFVFTGSTSPSVAPGDALTVTGLVKEYYPDNPATSNYQSLTELTNAQWTMESRENPVPEPLHIGPDTVPEVSTAQPGGNIEELPLRPDEYALDFWEAHESELVSVVDARVVGRSTEYNELYVTTKPEQNPTARGGTAYLGYDRPNTGILKIESLIPFDQRSFPKANTGDTVTGLTSGPLEYDSFGGYTLLANVLGDVKDNGLEREVTRPQRTGELAVATYNVENLSAVDGQEKFDALAGGIVDHLASPDIVTLEEIQDDNGPQGNGDGVVTAEQTLRKFADAIVAAGGPRYQWRQIDPVDLADGGQPGGNIRVGFLFNPNRVSFVDRKGGDATTPVEVVAARGKTKLSVSPGRIDPGNAAWLDSRKPLAGEFVFGGRTVFVVANHFASKGGDQPVHGRYQPPVRGSEVQRIEQAKAVRGFVDDVLAADANANVVVAGDLNDYPFSPTVRTLTEGGALTALISTLPERERYSYVFEGNSQVLDHVLVSKGPLGVDYDVVHINAEFADQASDHDPQVVRFLPASGNRKLDALYLLLDKLERLFGR, from the coding sequence GTGATCTCACTACTGCGCGGGGCGGCCGTCGTCGCTTCGGTGGCGGGCCTCGTGGTGACCGCTGTTCCTGCTGTGTCCGCCGAGCCGAGCAACGGTCCCGTCATCGCCGAGGTCTACGGGGGAGGCGGCAACTCCGGCGCCGTGCTCACCACCGACTTCGTCGAACTTGCCACGGCCGGTTCGACGACGGCGGACCTCACGGGACTGAGCGTGCAGTACCTGCCTGGCGCGCCGAGCGCGGCCAGCAGGTGGCAGGTGACGCCGCTTGAGGGAAGCGTCGAGCCAGGCGGCAGGTACCTCGTCGCCGAGGCGAAGGGCGCCGGTGGCACGGTAGCCTTGCCGACGCCCGATGCCTCGGGCTCGATCGCCATGGCCGCGGCGTCGGGAACGGTCGCGCTCGTCACCGGTGCCGAACCGCTTTCCTGCCGCACCAGCGTGGACTGTGCCGGGGAATCGCGCATCGTCGACCTCGTCGGCTACGGCTCGGCGGCGGTCAACGAGACACGGCCCGCTCCGTCGGCGAGCAACACGACGTCGGTGGCGAGGGACGAACTCACCGACACCGACGACAACGCGGCCGACTTCGCGGCTGGAGAGCCGAGCCCCACCAACACCCTCGGTGAGCAGCCGGGTGGTGAACAGCCCGAACCGGTGGACAGCAGAATCCACGAGGTGCAGGGGACGACCCGGATATCGCCGCTCGAAGGCGAAACCGTACGGGTTCCCGGTGTCGTCACCGCGACGAGAACCTTCGGGTCGAGCAGGGGATTCTGGTTGCAGGACACCGAACCCGACGATGATCCCCGCACAAGTGAGGCGATCTTCGTCTTCACCGGCTCCACGTCGCCTTCCGTAGCTCCCGGCGACGCGCTGACCGTGACCGGCCTCGTCAAGGAGTACTACCCTGACAATCCCGCGACGTCGAACTACCAGTCGCTCACCGAGTTGACGAATGCACAGTGGACAATGGAATCGAGGGAAAACCCCGTTCCAGAGCCATTGCACATCGGCCCTGACACGGTTCCCGAAGTGTCGACGGCCCAGCCCGGCGGCAATATCGAAGAGCTGCCATTGCGTCCAGACGAGTACGCGCTCGACTTCTGGGAAGCGCATGAGAGCGAACTGGTGAGCGTCGTCGACGCCAGGGTCGTCGGTCGCAGCACCGAATACAACGAGCTGTACGTGACGACGAAACCGGAGCAGAACCCCACCGCTCGTGGCGGCACCGCGTACCTCGGCTACGACCGGCCGAACACCGGAATCCTGAAGATCGAATCACTGATTCCCTTCGACCAGCGGTCCTTTCCCAAGGCCAACACCGGTGACACCGTCACGGGCCTGACGTCGGGGCCACTCGAATACGACAGCTTCGGCGGCTACACGTTGCTGGCGAACGTACTTGGCGATGTCAAGGACAACGGGTTGGAGCGCGAGGTCACCAGGCCGCAGCGCACCGGCGAACTCGCGGTCGCCACCTACAATGTCGAGAACCTGTCCGCCGTGGACGGACAGGAGAAGTTCGACGCGCTCGCGGGCGGTATCGTCGATCACCTCGCTTCTCCGGACATCGTGACGCTGGAGGAGATCCAGGACGACAACGGTCCGCAGGGCAACGGTGACGGCGTCGTCACGGCCGAGCAGACACTGCGCAAATTCGCCGACGCGATCGTGGCGGCGGGAGGGCCTCGTTACCAGTGGCGGCAGATCGACCCCGTCGACCTTGCCGACGGCGGGCAGCCTGGCGGCAACATCAGGGTCGGCTTCCTCTTCAACCCGAATCGGGTGTCCTTTGTGGATCGAAAAGGTGGGGACGCCACGACGCCGGTCGAGGTCGTCGCCGCAAGGGGCAAGACGAAGCTCTCGGTGTCGCCTGGGCGGATCGACCCAGGCAACGCGGCATGGCTCGACAGCCGCAAACCGCTCGCCGGCGAGTTCGTCTTCGGAGGCAGGACGGTGTTCGTCGTCGCCAACCACTTCGCTTCGAAGGGCGGTGACCAGCCCGTCCACGGCCGGTACCAACCGCCCGTTCGTGGCTCCGAGGTGCAGCGCATCGAGCAGGCGAAGGCCGTGAGGGGCTTCGTCGACGATGTGCTCGCTGCCGACGCGAACGCCAACGTCGTCGTCGCCGGTGACCTCAACGACTATCCGTTCTCGCCCACCGTGCGGACCCTCACCGAAGGCGGTGCGCTGACCGCGCTGATCAGCACGCTGCCGGAGCGCGAGCGCTACAGCTACGTCTTCGAGGGAAACTCGCAGGTCCTCGACCACGTACTCGTGTCGAAAGGGCCGCTCGGTGTCGACTACGACGTCGTGCACATCAATGCCGAGTTCGCCGACCAGGCGAGCGACCACGATCCGCAGGTCGTGCGCTTTCTCCCCGCTTCGGGCAATCGCAAGCTCGATGCCCTCTACCTGCTGCTCGACAAGCTCGAACGGCTGTTCGGCAGGTGA
- a CDS encoding FtsK/SpoIIIE domain-containing protein, which translates to MGRKAGEQRARVLAALDKLRHQIGLALGAARNANEAAKLDVARLELEQLVVRTGMERAGQDPELAERIRDPAMADVLNWLASVRSQFYTEWADGPNRLRELVAASAPGTAGRPAGEWLGRIGAGRGISVPGLWRVGSSTVDGSTAGRTAGTELTFDVAVPLLDESHLAITSAPRTRGTVDSIVENLLMRVLSTFEPGAVKIHLWDVGQLTAILPNFYALSRTSAVTVHDPTRLIDLLDELAGHIRRVHSYTMQAGYPSLRAMRTATKKRTEPWRIAVLYGNGENLHPEQLRDLKRVASGALDAGISLILIDVPTVLGGAVETISLVDERRAITSMTGSDLVVDLDPPLPAGQVATAASRIAEALVAKQGGPRSFADLLPTEYGTYSSARELRTPIGFFEGEPVEVVIGDATPHALIGGPSGSGKTNLLYALLGGLSARYPPNELAFYLLDFKEGVSFAGLAPGRKDESWLPHARLVGVNVNTDREFGLALLRFLADELRRRSAAAKQHEVTNLAELREQDPEGHWPRIVAVIDEFQYLFAGRDTVTALATSLLEDLARRGRSQGIHLILASQDIAGIEAFWGKPAVFEQCTLRVAMPKARRVLAEANQAAVAAPRWHAVINHDSGVSHGNQLAHVPDASAKGVFPSLQRELWQRFAGQGQPRLFDGAHSPLLEASAAYTSLQPTPRPRALVGQSIDVADTAHGVEMSGAPGRNLAVLGTSTKEALSILDSATRSLARQYPQGEVEFLLSCLVESCQPAVTELTDLLIAEGHKAGFVAGDELTELVTNLAAELSDMESPRILVLYGVDGALPALERKEPGKQSGLDHLRTLLKQGPGKGLHVLGWWRGVARLKDTLGFGGTDDIGAWAALDVQGSELSTFCAGQVVQWSPRPDRALFFDRTTHSSPEVLIPFHRPEEADD; encoded by the coding sequence ATGGGCAGAAAGGCAGGCGAGCAGCGGGCCAGGGTGCTGGCGGCGCTCGACAAGCTGCGGCATCAGATCGGGCTCGCACTCGGCGCGGCGCGAAACGCCAACGAAGCGGCGAAACTCGACGTCGCGAGGCTGGAACTCGAACAGCTCGTCGTGCGCACCGGCATGGAACGCGCGGGCCAGGACCCCGAACTCGCCGAACGGATCAGGGATCCGGCGATGGCCGACGTGCTGAACTGGCTGGCCAGCGTGCGTTCGCAGTTCTACACCGAGTGGGCCGACGGGCCGAACCGGCTGCGCGAGCTCGTCGCCGCGAGCGCTCCGGGAACCGCGGGAAGGCCCGCAGGCGAATGGCTCGGCCGCATCGGAGCGGGCAGGGGAATATCGGTACCCGGACTCTGGCGAGTCGGTTCCTCCACAGTGGATGGTTCGACGGCCGGCCGAACGGCAGGCACCGAACTGACCTTCGACGTGGCCGTACCACTTCTCGACGAATCGCACCTCGCGATCACCTCGGCCCCGCGCACGAGAGGCACCGTCGACTCGATCGTCGAAAACCTGCTGATGCGCGTCCTCAGCACATTCGAACCCGGCGCGGTCAAAATCCACCTGTGGGACGTGGGACAGCTCACCGCGATCCTGCCCAACTTCTACGCGCTGAGTCGCACGAGCGCGGTCACCGTCCACGACCCGACCCGGCTGATCGACCTGCTCGACGAGCTGGCAGGCCACATCAGGCGGGTCCACAGCTACACGATGCAGGCTGGGTACCCGAGCCTTCGCGCCATGCGCACCGCGACGAAGAAGCGCACCGAGCCGTGGCGGATCGCCGTGCTGTACGGCAACGGGGAAAACCTGCACCCGGAGCAATTGCGCGACCTCAAGCGGGTCGCCAGCGGGGCGCTCGACGCCGGTATCTCGTTGATCCTCATCGACGTGCCGACGGTGCTCGGCGGAGCGGTCGAGACCATCAGCCTCGTCGACGAGCGCCGCGCGATCACCAGTATGACCGGCTCAGATCTGGTCGTCGATCTCGATCCACCGCTCCCGGCAGGTCAGGTCGCCACGGCGGCGAGCAGGATCGCCGAGGCACTCGTCGCGAAACAGGGCGGTCCCCGCTCGTTCGCCGACCTGCTGCCCACCGAGTACGGCACATACAGCTCGGCACGCGAACTGAGGACCCCCATCGGGTTCTTCGAGGGCGAGCCGGTCGAGGTCGTCATCGGCGACGCGACCCCGCACGCGCTCATCGGCGGCCCGAGTGGTTCGGGCAAGACCAACCTGCTTTACGCGCTGCTCGGTGGGCTTTCCGCTCGCTACCCTCCGAATGAGCTGGCCTTCTACCTGCTCGACTTCAAGGAGGGCGTGTCGTTCGCCGGGCTCGCGCCCGGTCGCAAGGACGAGAGCTGGCTCCCGCACGCGCGGCTCGTCGGCGTCAACGTGAACACCGACCGCGAGTTCGGCCTCGCGCTGCTGCGATTCCTCGCCGACGAATTGCGCCGCCGGTCCGCCGCGGCCAAGCAGCACGAGGTCACCAACCTCGCTGAGCTGAGGGAACAGGATCCGGAAGGTCACTGGCCGCGCATCGTCGCCGTCATCGACGAGTTCCAGTACCTCTTCGCGGGAAGGGACACGGTCACCGCGCTCGCGACGTCGCTGCTGGAAGACCTCGCGCGAAGGGGGCGTTCGCAGGGCATCCATCTGATTCTGGCGAGCCAGGACATCGCCGGTATCGAAGCGTTCTGGGGCAAGCCTGCCGTTTTCGAGCAGTGCACGCTGCGCGTCGCGATGCCCAAAGCGCGAAGGGTGCTCGCCGAGGCCAACCAGGCCGCCGTCGCCGCACCCCGCTGGCACGCGGTGATCAACCACGATTCCGGTGTCTCGCACGGCAACCAGCTCGCGCACGTTCCGGACGCGAGCGCGAAGGGCGTCTTCCCCTCGCTGCAAAGGGAACTGTGGCAGCGGTTCGCTGGACAGGGGCAACCGAGGTTGTTCGACGGTGCGCACTCGCCGCTGCTCGAAGCCTCTGCCGCCTACACTTCGCTCCAGCCGACCCCACGACCTCGCGCGCTCGTAGGCCAGTCGATCGACGTCGCCGACACCGCACACGGGGTCGAGATGTCGGGCGCTCCGGGAAGAAACCTCGCCGTGCTCGGAACGAGCACGAAAGAAGCACTATCCATTCTGGACTCGGCGACGCGCTCGCTTGCTCGGCAGTATCCGCAGGGCGAGGTTGAGTTCCTGTTGAGCTGCCTCGTCGAGAGCTGTCAGCCCGCGGTCACCGAGTTGACCGACCTGCTCATCGCCGAAGGTCACAAGGCGGGGTTCGTCGCCGGCGACGAACTGACCGAGCTTGTCACCAACCTCGCGGCCGAACTGTCCGACATGGAGTCGCCGAGAATTCTCGTGCTCTACGGAGTCGACGGCGCACTGCCCGCGCTCGAACGCAAGGAACCGGGAAAACAGAGCGGCCTCGATCACCTGAGAACCCTGCTGAAACAGGGTCCTGGCAAGGGTCTGCACGTGCTTGGCTGGTGGCGAGGTGTCGCGAGACTCAAGGACACCCTCGGTTTCGGCGGCACCGACGACATCGGCGCGTGGGCGGCACTCGACGTGCAGGGCAGCGAACTCAGCACTTTCTGCGCCGGTCAGGTCGTCCAGTGGTCGCCACGACCCGACAGGGCGTTGTTCTTCGACCGCACGACACATTCTTCCCCCGAAGTGCTCATTCCGTTCCACAGGCCGGAGGAAGCCGATGACTGA
- a CDS encoding PucR family transcriptional regulator — MIGHNELTVGGKVLHRWLAVRRGTLARELVEHFAATVADYRQLPSDELADDIVAATEENLRVFAEVLRSGELPTPAALAGPITESAARRADEGMPLQAVLHAYGLGMTGAWKAMTASATADDLPHVLACTELVLGYVQRVTGAVATAYLEERRRISTHDQDTKHVLLATLLRGDPAEEAARRADITLPEQYLVLTIELAPHRDELDPSVGTAIAIRRKLHRVQRELEQYADAATLSLLDTAGGTVLVPSADETTSPSGLVSRMRAAAGVDIIAAFAVAPPAEVAVLVRQTREVLELAKTFGKGPGLYQLDDVLLEYQLTRPTEAAEALSRQLAPLDVHPELLHTLESFVRNGLNRRRTAAELHIHANTVDYRLRKTIALTGLDPGEPAGLQRIGAALAIRRRRAGT, encoded by the coding sequence GTGATAGGTCACAACGAGCTGACTGTCGGCGGAAAGGTGCTGCACCGCTGGCTCGCGGTGCGCCGTGGAACGCTGGCCCGAGAGCTCGTCGAACACTTCGCCGCGACCGTCGCCGACTACCGGCAGCTCCCCAGTGACGAGCTGGCCGACGACATCGTGGCGGCGACCGAGGAGAACCTGCGGGTGTTCGCGGAGGTTCTGCGCTCTGGCGAACTGCCGACCCCCGCGGCGTTGGCGGGACCGATCACCGAATCGGCGGCGAGGCGAGCCGACGAGGGAATGCCGCTGCAAGCGGTGCTCCATGCCTACGGCCTCGGCATGACCGGGGCGTGGAAGGCGATGACGGCGAGCGCGACCGCCGACGATCTGCCACACGTACTGGCGTGCACCGAACTGGTGCTCGGCTACGTGCAGCGGGTGACCGGTGCCGTCGCGACCGCGTACCTCGAAGAGCGCAGGCGGATCTCCACCCACGATCAGGACACCAAGCACGTGTTGCTGGCGACGCTGCTGCGCGGCGACCCCGCCGAGGAAGCCGCGCGCAGAGCCGACATCACGCTGCCAGAGCAGTATCTCGTGCTGACCATCGAGCTGGCGCCACACAGGGACGAGCTCGACCCCTCGGTCGGCACGGCCATCGCCATCAGGCGCAAGCTGCACAGGGTGCAGCGCGAGCTGGAGCAGTACGCGGACGCGGCGACCCTCTCGTTGCTCGACACGGCGGGCGGAACCGTTCTCGTCCCCTCTGCCGACGAGACCACCTCGCCATCCGGACTCGTTTCCCGCATGCGCGCCGCTGCGGGGGTCGACATCATCGCCGCGTTCGCCGTCGCGCCCCCTGCCGAGGTCGCGGTACTGGTGCGGCAGACGAGGGAGGTGCTCGAACTCGCCAAGACCTTCGGCAAGGGGCCTGGGCTCTACCAGCTCGACGACGTGCTGCTCGAATACCAGCTCACCAGGCCGACCGAGGCGGCGGAGGCGCTGAGCAGGCAGCTCGCTCCACTCGACGTCCACCCTGAACTGCTGCACACGCTGGAGAGCTTCGTGCGCAACGGGCTGAACCGCAGACGCACGGCCGCCGAACTGCACATCCACGCCAACACCGTCGACTACCGGCTGCGCAAGACGATCGCGCTGACCGGCCTCGACCCGGGCGAACCGGCCGGGCTGCAACGCATCGGAGCCGCGCTGGCGATCAGGAGACGCCGCGCGGGCACGTGA